One window of Mangrovibacterium diazotrophicum genomic DNA carries:
- a CDS encoding twin-arginine translocase TatA/TatE family subunit — MAHSFLFISGGEIVMVMLIALLFFGSKAIPDIAKTLGKGLREFKKATNEIQRELEANTSDFKREVNDIQSTVKRESNRISDDIRNVSSRMEEEGNKISKGVEEEIKKN; from the coding sequence ATGGCGCATTCTTTCTTATTTATCAGTGGTGGCGAAATTGTAATGGTAATGCTGATCGCCCTGTTGTTTTTTGGGTCGAAAGCAATTCCCGATATTGCCAAAACACTCGGGAAAGGTTTGCGCGAATTCAAAAAAGCTACCAACGAGATTCAGAGAGAGCTTGAAGCCAACACTAGTGATTTCAAGCGTGAGGTGAATGACATTCAGTCTACCGTAAAAAGAGAATCGAACCGAATTTCTGATGACATCCGGAATGTTTCTTCGCGAATGGAGGAAGAAGGGAATAAGATTAGCAAAGGCGTAGAAGAAGAAATCAAAAAGAATTAA
- a CDS encoding calcium/sodium antiporter codes for MFELVLYAAAMLLCFVLLARIVDKFFVVSLDRISHDWKLSSDAAGATLMAVGSSAPELFVALFAVLKPGDHDAIGIGSIVGSALFNLLAIGGIVALVRKSTLTWQPMVRDILFYFVAVVLLLWGIIDGNFSIVDSLLFLGLYAVYVFAVVRWRRWFSYKDNGKDVEQEAEVDEKPNFIDRILGIFFPKPEHYYWVFFISILLIAGMSWVLVESAIHVSHVLNIPESIIALTVLAAGTSIPDLISSMVVAKQGRGDMAISNAIGSNIFDILVGLGFPFLLVMLISGTTIETGGHNLESSSIALFASLIAFTLLLVAKRWKINWFTGIVLLLLYIVYLTREIILL; via the coding sequence ATGTTCGAACTCGTATTGTATGCGGCAGCCATGCTGCTTTGCTTTGTATTATTGGCTCGTATCGTCGATAAATTTTTTGTGGTTTCACTCGACCGTATTTCCCACGACTGGAAATTGTCGTCGGATGCAGCAGGTGCAACATTAATGGCCGTTGGATCCAGTGCCCCGGAACTATTTGTAGCTTTATTCGCTGTTTTGAAACCCGGCGATCACGACGCTATTGGCATTGGAAGTATTGTGGGAAGTGCCCTTTTCAACTTATTGGCCATTGGTGGTATTGTTGCGTTGGTCCGCAAATCTACCCTCACCTGGCAGCCCATGGTTCGCGATATCCTTTTTTATTTCGTAGCCGTAGTATTGCTGCTATGGGGAATTATCGACGGTAATTTCAGCATTGTCGACTCACTCCTTTTCCTCGGCTTATATGCCGTTTATGTATTTGCTGTAGTTCGCTGGAGACGTTGGTTCTCCTATAAAGACAATGGCAAGGATGTTGAGCAAGAAGCAGAAGTTGACGAAAAACCGAACTTCATCGATCGCATTTTGGGCATTTTCTTTCCAAAGCCGGAACATTATTATTGGGTCTTTTTCATTTCAATCCTCCTCATCGCAGGCATGAGCTGGGTATTGGTTGAATCAGCCATTCATGTGTCGCATGTACTGAACATACCGGAATCGATTATCGCATTGACGGTATTGGCAGCAGGCACTTCAATCCCCGATTTAATCTCATCGATGGTTGTGGCGAAACAAGGCCGTGGCGATATGGCCATCAGCAATGCGATTGGCTCAAACATCTTCGATATTTTAGTCGGCCTGGGTTTTCCGTTCCTTTTAGTCATGCTCATCAGCGGCACGACTATAGAAACCGGCGGACACAATCTAGAGAGTTCATCAATTGCCCTTTTTGCATCGCTCATAGCTTTTACGCTTTTACTGGTAGCCAAACGCTGGAAGATTAACTGGTTCACCGGGATTGTCCTACTGTTGCTTTACATTGTTTATTTAACACGCGAAATCATTCTACTTTAG
- a CDS encoding ABC transporter ATP-binding protein codes for MITAKNITKTFGDLKVLKGIDLEIPAGKLYSIVGPSGAGKTTLLQILGTLSKPDSGEVHIHDKSVFALGEKQLAAFRNKEIGFVFQFHYLLPEFNALENVCIPAFIAKKGKKETEARAKELLNFLGLSHRLTHKPAELSGGERQRVAVARALINNPAVIMADEPSGNLDTQNRNDLHDLFFKLRDEFKQTLVIVTHDENFARQSDRIIRMRDGRIED; via the coding sequence TTGATTACCGCAAAAAATATTACGAAAACATTTGGCGACCTGAAAGTTCTGAAAGGAATTGATCTGGAAATCCCCGCAGGCAAACTTTACTCTATTGTTGGCCCGAGTGGCGCCGGAAAAACGACCTTATTGCAAATACTGGGAACTTTGAGCAAACCGGATTCAGGCGAAGTACACATCCACGACAAATCCGTTTTCGCTTTGGGTGAAAAGCAACTGGCTGCATTTCGGAATAAAGAAATTGGGTTTGTATTCCAGTTTCACTACCTGCTGCCCGAGTTCAATGCGTTGGAGAATGTTTGCATCCCGGCCTTCATTGCCAAGAAAGGCAAAAAGGAAACCGAAGCACGCGCCAAAGAATTACTCAACTTTTTAGGGTTGTCGCACCGTTTGACCCACAAACCAGCCGAACTTTCCGGCGGCGAACGTCAGCGGGTAGCTGTTGCACGGGCGCTCATTAATAACCCGGCAGTAATCATGGCCGACGAACCGTCCGGCAACCTAGATACACAAAACCGCAACGATCTGCACGACCTGTTTTTCAAGCTACGTGACGAGTTCAAGCAAACCTTGGTAATTGTTACCCACGACGAAAACTTTGCACGCCAATCCGACCGAATTATCCGGATGCGAGATGGACGGATTGAAGATTAG
- a CDS encoding glycosyltransferase family 32 protein yields MNYTTMIPKIIHQTWKDEQIPGEWIPYVDKVKRLNSGWTYKLWTDEAMQKFVEDEFPDFLERYLGFSRNVMRADAFRYLIMYKIGGVYLDLDYEVLKPFDFKDYRVVLPHNRQI; encoded by the coding sequence ATGAACTATACAACGATGATTCCGAAAATAATACATCAAACGTGGAAGGATGAACAGATTCCCGGCGAATGGATACCGTATGTTGACAAGGTTAAACGGCTAAATTCAGGATGGACATACAAGCTTTGGACTGATGAGGCGATGCAAAAGTTTGTCGAAGACGAATTTCCGGATTTTCTTGAGCGCTATCTTGGTTTTTCCCGAAATGTGATGCGTGCTGATGCCTTCCGGTATCTGATTATGTATAAAATAGGAGGGGTGTATTTAGACTTAGATTATGAAGTGCTGAAACCGTTTGATTTTAAGGATTATCGGGTTGTATTGCCGCACAACAGGCAAATATAA
- the ald gene encoding alanine dehydrogenase: MIIGVPKEIKNNENRVALTPAGAAELVKNGHEVYVQATAGNGSGFADEAYVVAGAKMLPTIEDVYAIAEMIIKVKEPIEPEYKLIKKGQILYTYFHFASCEPLLKAMIESEAVCLAYETVELDDRSLPLLVPMSEVAGRMSVQQGAKYLEKTYGGYGVLLGGVAGVPPAKVLIIGGGIVGTEAAKMAAGLGADTTIMDVSLKRLRYLDDIMPANVKTMMSNEYNIRDMVKTHDVIIGAVLIPGAKTPKLVTRDMIPTMRPGTVMVDVAVDQGGCFETTKATTHDNPTFVIDDIIHYSVANMPGAVPRTSTLALTNATLPYAIQIANKGWKKACKESLPLKKGLNVIDGKIVYAGVAEAFDMELADVDAFL; the protein is encoded by the coding sequence ATGATTATTGGAGTACCCAAAGAAATTAAGAACAACGAAAACCGGGTGGCATTAACTCCAGCCGGCGCTGCTGAGTTAGTCAAAAATGGTCATGAAGTATACGTACAAGCAACCGCTGGTAATGGAAGTGGATTTGCAGATGAAGCTTACGTCGTAGCGGGAGCAAAGATGCTGCCGACGATTGAAGACGTGTACGCGATTGCAGAAATGATTATTAAAGTAAAAGAGCCGATCGAGCCTGAATACAAATTGATCAAAAAAGGCCAGATCTTATACACATATTTCCACTTTGCATCTTGCGAGCCGTTGCTGAAAGCGATGATCGAAAGCGAAGCAGTATGTTTGGCTTACGAAACTGTTGAGCTGGACGATCGCTCGTTGCCGTTGTTGGTACCCATGTCGGAGGTTGCAGGACGCATGTCGGTACAACAAGGTGCGAAATACCTGGAAAAAACTTACGGCGGTTACGGCGTATTGCTGGGAGGTGTAGCCGGGGTTCCGCCAGCCAAAGTGCTGATTATTGGTGGAGGAATTGTTGGTACCGAAGCAGCGAAGATGGCAGCAGGTTTAGGTGCCGATACGACTATTATGGATGTTAGTTTGAAGCGCTTGCGCTATTTGGACGATATCATGCCGGCCAACGTGAAAACCATGATGAGTAACGAATATAACATTCGTGATATGGTGAAAACGCACGATGTAATTATCGGTGCCGTATTGATTCCAGGGGCGAAAACTCCGAAGCTGGTTACCCGCGATATGATTCCAACAATGCGTCCGGGAACTGTAATGGTAGACGTTGCAGTTGACCAGGGTGGTTGCTTCGAAACTACAAAAGCAACAACGCACGACAATCCGACGTTCGTAATCGATGATATCATTCACTACTCAGTTGCGAACATGCCGGGAGCTGTTCCGCGTACATCTACTTTAGCTTTAACAAACGCAACCTTACCTTACGCCATTCAGATCGCAAACAAAGGATGGAAGAAAGCTTGTAAAGAAAGCTTGCCTTTGAAAAAGGGCTTGAACGTGATTGACGGAAAGATTGTTTATGCCGGTGTTGCAGAAGCATTCGATATGGAACTCGCAGACGTAGATGCTTTTTTATAG
- a CDS encoding pyridoxal phosphate-dependent aminotransferase, producing the protein MPTTSIRGNKMPDSPIRKLVPLANKAKEKGIKVYHLNIGQPDLPTPQRALDAIRNIDRKILEYSPSEGILSLRQKLAAYYHKFKINVGVEDIIVTAGGSEAVTFAFMSCLDPGDEIIVPEPAYANYEAFAIVAGAIIKSIPAKIEEGFALPPIEEFEKLITPKTKGIMICNPNNPTGYLYTQSEMNAIRDLVKKYDLYLFSDEVYREFCYTGAPYISAFHLEGIEQNVILIDSVSKRYSECGIRIGALISKNAAVRRNVMKFCQARLSPPLIGQIAAEASLEETDGYLMDSYNEYVERRKFLIDGLNRIDGVYSPIPMGAFYTVAQLPVDDSDKFCAWLLDEFSFEGETIFMAPATGFYTTPGYGTNEVRIAYVLKKKDLARALKILDEALKVYPGTVYKHNH; encoded by the coding sequence ATGCCAACTACGTCCATTCGGGGAAATAAAATGCCTGATTCACCGATCAGGAAGCTTGTTCCGCTGGCTAATAAAGCCAAGGAAAAAGGAATTAAAGTGTACCATTTAAATATTGGTCAACCGGATTTACCCACTCCTCAGCGAGCGTTGGACGCGATTCGGAACATTGACCGCAAGATACTCGAGTATAGCCCGAGTGAAGGAATTCTGTCGCTTCGCCAAAAGTTGGCGGCCTATTATCACAAATTCAAAATCAATGTTGGGGTTGAAGACATTATTGTGACAGCCGGAGGTAGCGAAGCGGTTACCTTTGCCTTCATGTCGTGCCTTGATCCGGGCGACGAGATTATCGTTCCCGAGCCAGCTTATGCCAACTACGAAGCGTTTGCAATTGTGGCTGGTGCAATCATCAAATCAATTCCGGCAAAAATTGAAGAAGGTTTCGCCCTTCCTCCTATCGAAGAATTTGAAAAACTGATCACCCCGAAAACAAAGGGGATCATGATCTGCAACCCCAATAACCCAACCGGTTATTTGTATACGCAGTCCGAGATGAACGCTATTCGCGACCTGGTGAAGAAATACGACTTGTATTTATTCTCAGACGAAGTTTACCGCGAATTCTGTTACACCGGCGCACCATATATTTCGGCTTTCCACCTGGAAGGAATCGAGCAGAATGTGATCCTGATCGACTCCGTTTCGAAACGCTACAGCGAATGCGGAATCCGCATCGGTGCTTTGATTTCGAAAAACGCGGCTGTTCGCCGCAACGTAATGAAGTTCTGTCAGGCCCGTTTGAGCCCACCTTTGATCGGACAAATTGCCGCAGAAGCATCACTGGAGGAAACCGATGGCTACCTGATGGATTCGTACAACGAATATGTGGAGCGTCGCAAATTCCTCATCGATGGTTTAAACCGGATCGACGGTGTTTATTCGCCAATACCGATGGGCGCATTTTACACCGTAGCCCAACTACCGGTTGACGATTCGGACAAGTTTTGCGCCTGGTTACTGGACGAGTTCAGCTTCGAAGGAGAAACGATATTTATGGCTCCTGCCACCGGGTTCTACACCACACCGGGCTACGGAACAAATGAGGTGCGAATTGCCTACGTTCTGAAAAAGAAAGACCTGGCCCGTGCACTCAAAATTCTGGACGAAGCGTTGAAAGTTTATCCGGGAACGGTTTATAAACACAACCATTAA
- a CDS encoding DUF4919 domain-containing protein has translation MNAVRLIILFILIGYACQAQQSQLTYEKPNYRKIERAIRKKHGPLYYPSLMTRFEQADSTLTLKEKRHLYYGYQFQPKYNPYSSSDYIDRMLEIMNKDQQTNGELQFIVQCADSVYREYPFSVLALNCQLHALKQLGQLELYNKRLKQLFTVLDALVSSGDGITKRTAFYVIDPSHEYAVINILGLEFAGSQYQTTHFDFLELKTNKNKLRGLYFDVTPSLKYSDPFINKKSGIPNEDNTGYSKFFHNTIHLT, from the coding sequence ATGAATGCTGTGCGACTAATCATATTATTTATCTTAATAGGATATGCTTGTCAAGCACAACAATCGCAACTAACCTACGAAAAGCCCAACTATCGAAAAATTGAAAGAGCGATCCGCAAAAAACACGGACCACTCTACTACCCAAGCTTGATGACCCGATTTGAGCAAGCCGATTCAACCCTTACTTTAAAGGAAAAACGTCACTTATATTATGGCTATCAATTTCAACCCAAATACAACCCTTATTCCTCTTCAGACTACATCGACCGCATGTTGGAAATTATGAATAAAGACCAACAAACGAATGGTGAACTGCAATTCATCGTGCAATGTGCCGATTCGGTATACCGAGAATACCCGTTCTCGGTACTGGCACTAAACTGCCAACTACATGCATTAAAGCAACTCGGCCAGCTTGAGCTGTATAATAAAAGACTGAAACAATTATTCACAGTTCTGGATGCACTTGTAAGCTCGGGAGATGGAATAACTAAGCGGACTGCATTCTACGTGATTGACCCTTCTCACGAATATGCTGTGATCAATATTTTGGGACTTGAATTCGCCGGCTCTCAATATCAAACCACCCATTTCGATTTTCTGGAACTAAAAACTAACAAAAACAAACTACGGGGCCTTTATTTCGATGTTACGCCAAGCTTAAAATACTCAGATCCATTTATAAACAAAAAATCCGGTATTCCTAATGAGGATAATACCGGATACTCAAAGTTTTTTCACAATACAATTCATTTAACTTAG